The Niallia alba genome includes a window with the following:
- a CDS encoding Cof-type HAD-IIB family hydrolase, whose protein sequence is MTEKHLIALDLDGTILKDDKTISPLTKKVIQKAMDEGHEVMIATGRPFRASEAIYHELNLRTPIVNFNGAFIHHPKDTNWGFYHSPLDIKTARDIVAACNDYPFLNIIAEVIDDVYYHYHDEKLIDIFSLGNPKVTTGNLLEFLEASPTSILIHAEEEHVPAIRKHLSDVHADLIDHRRWADPFHVIEIVKSGINKAIGLQKVSDYYQIPQKNIIAFGDEDNDFEMIEYAGTGVAMGNGIKELKTLANDITLSNEEDGLAIYLNEALNLRVL, encoded by the coding sequence ATGACAGAAAAACACCTAATTGCATTAGACCTTGACGGAACTATATTAAAAGATGATAAAACCATTTCTCCCCTTACCAAAAAAGTTATTCAAAAAGCGATGGATGAGGGTCATGAGGTGATGATTGCAACGGGAAGACCATTCCGCGCAAGCGAAGCGATTTATCACGAATTAAACTTACGTACTCCTATCGTTAACTTTAATGGAGCTTTTATTCATCATCCAAAGGATACTAATTGGGGTTTTTATCATTCTCCACTTGATATAAAAACGGCGCGGGACATCGTAGCTGCCTGCAATGATTATCCTTTTCTCAATATTATCGCAGAAGTAATAGATGATGTTTACTACCATTATCACGATGAAAAATTGATTGATATTTTTTCCTTAGGAAATCCAAAAGTTACGACCGGAAATCTATTGGAATTTTTAGAAGCGTCACCTACTTCTATCCTAATTCATGCCGAAGAAGAACATGTTCCTGCGATCCGTAAGCATCTATCTGATGTTCATGCAGATTTAATTGACCATCGCCGTTGGGCCGATCCATTTCACGTCATTGAAATTGTTAAATCTGGAATCAATAAAGCCATCGGATTACAAAAGGTATCTGATTATTATCAAATTCCACAAAAAAATATTATTGCATTTGGCGATGAAGATAATGATTTCGAAATGATTGAGTATGCTGGCACAGGTGTAGCAATGGGAAATGGAATTAAAGAGTTGAAAACACTTGCCAATGATATTACTTTATCCAATGAAGAGGACGGTCTCGCTATTTATTTAAATGAAGCTTTAAATCTTCGTGTTCTTTAA
- a CDS encoding alpha/beta fold hydrolase, whose product MILVEKLHIEDIPVLHIVKKDYYDQKRPYIQFTHGFTSAKEHNLHFAYHLAEKGFRVVLPDCLYHGEREQGLSAMELNMHFWNIVMKTIDEIEEIKNYFSKKELIDDQHIGVVGTSMGGIVTLGALRKYSWINTAVSLMGMPYYEKFAHYTISEVKKRGYELPLNDSEIEALIKQLEELDLSKAPEKLKNRPLMFWHGKKDEVVPYEYSHQFYEHIKPLYREAPDRLVYLSEENTGHKVSRKAMLKTVEWFEKHLAEGLIKA is encoded by the coding sequence ATGATTCTAGTTGAAAAATTACATATAGAAGATATTCCTGTATTGCATATTGTAAAAAAAGACTACTATGATCAAAAAAGACCATATATTCAATTTACACATGGCTTCACAAGTGCAAAGGAGCACAATCTCCATTTTGCCTATCACTTAGCAGAGAAAGGTTTTCGTGTTGTACTGCCTGATTGTTTATATCATGGAGAAAGAGAACAAGGACTATCTGCTATGGAATTAAACATGCACTTTTGGAATATCGTAATGAAAACGATTGATGAAATAGAAGAGATAAAAAATTATTTCAGTAAGAAAGAGCTTATCGATGATCAACATATAGGTGTAGTTGGAACAAGTATGGGTGGAATCGTTACATTGGGTGCATTAAGAAAATATTCTTGGATTAACACAGCAGTTAGCTTAATGGGGATGCCATATTATGAAAAATTTGCTCATTATACCATTTCTGAAGTGAAGAAGAGGGGCTATGAGCTGCCACTAAATGATAGCGAAATTGAAGCATTAATTAAGCAGTTAGAAGAATTGGATTTAAGTAAGGCTCCAGAAAAATTAAAAAATCGTCCGCTTATGTTCTGGCATGGCAAAAAAGATGAAGTGGTTCCTTATGAATACTCCCATCAGTTTTATGAACATATAAAACCTTTGTACAGGGAAGCACCAGATCGACTAGTATACCTTTCCGAAGAAAATACTGGTCATAAAGTAAGCCGAAAAGCCATGCTTAAAACAGTGGAATGGTTTGAAAAACATTTAGCAGAGGGATTAATAAAAGCGTGA
- a CDS encoding metal-sulfur cluster assembly factor, whose amino-acid sequence MNEELKDSIMGALELVIDPELGVDIVNLGLVYDLELKEEGLLVVTMTLTAMGCPLAGVIVDQVKAAVTDIPEVKETEVNIVWSPAWTKDRMSRYAKIALGVR is encoded by the coding sequence ATGAATGAAGAATTAAAAGACAGTATTATGGGTGCACTAGAGCTTGTTATCGATCCAGAGCTTGGAGTCGATATTGTAAACCTAGGATTAGTTTACGATTTGGAGCTTAAAGAAGAGGGATTATTGGTTGTAACAATGACTTTAACAGCAATGGGATGTCCGCTTGCAGGCGTCATTGTCGATCAAGTAAAGGCAGCTGTAACAGATATTCCAGAAGTAAAAGAGACAGAAGTAAACATTGTCTGGTCGCCAGCTTGGACAAAAGATAGAATGTCCAGATATGCAAAAATTGCCTTAGGTGTCCGATAA
- the moaA gene encoding GTP 3',8-cyclase MoaA, with product MRSNMKDQLNRPLRDLRISVIDRCNLRCQYCMPKEIFGPDYPFLPPSELLTYEEIERIAKLFVQLGVEKIRLTGGEPLLRKDLPLLIERLVPLEGLNDIALTTNGIFLPKYADDLKKAGLKRVNISLDSINDELFGQMNGRNVGVTPVKKGIEAAKKAGLGIKINMVIKKGMNDSEIIPMATYCKENELELRFIEYMDVGSTNGWKMKDVITKREIYNQLQESFEFEPVEADYFGEVAKKYKYKDSNVVVGFITSVSESFCSSCTRARLSANGHLYTCLFNGNGHNIRDFMRQGATDTELLEYIRTIWRNRQDRYSDERKEEATTSRTKVEMSYIGG from the coding sequence GTGAGATCGAATATGAAGGATCAGTTAAATCGACCACTAAGGGATTTGCGCATTAGTGTTATTGATCGCTGTAATTTACGGTGCCAATATTGCATGCCGAAAGAAATTTTTGGTCCAGATTATCCCTTTCTTCCTCCAAGTGAATTATTAACTTATGAAGAGATAGAAAGAATAGCGAAATTATTTGTGCAATTAGGTGTTGAGAAAATTAGGTTGACTGGTGGAGAGCCATTGTTACGTAAGGACTTACCCTTGCTTATTGAAAGACTTGTTCCATTAGAAGGTCTAAATGATATTGCCTTAACAACAAACGGAATTTTTCTTCCTAAATATGCCGACGACCTAAAGAAGGCTGGTCTCAAGCGAGTAAACATTAGTTTAGATAGCATAAATGATGAATTGTTTGGTCAGATGAATGGTCGTAATGTAGGCGTTACTCCTGTTAAAAAAGGAATAGAAGCTGCTAAAAAAGCTGGCTTAGGAATTAAAATAAACATGGTAATAAAAAAAGGAATGAATGATTCAGAAATCATCCCGATGGCAACCTATTGTAAAGAAAATGAATTAGAACTTCGTTTTATTGAATATATGGATGTTGGCAGTACAAATGGGTGGAAAATGAAGGATGTTATAACAAAAAGAGAAATCTATAATCAGTTGCAAGAATCATTTGAATTCGAGCCGGTAGAGGCTGATTACTTTGGAGAAGTAGCCAAAAAGTATAAGTACAAGGATTCCAATGTAGTAGTTGGCTTTATTACCTCTGTTTCTGAATCTTTTTGCTCGAGCTGTACGAGAGCAAGGTTATCGGCAAACGGTCATTTATATACATGCCTTTTTAACGGAAATGGCCATAATATCCGTGATTTTATGAGACAAGGGGCAACCGATACGGAGCTGCTTGAATATATTCGAACTATTTGGCGGAATAGACAGGATAGATATTCAGATGAACGTAAAGAAGAAGCAACCACTTCTCGCACAAAAGTAGAAATGTCTTATATTGGTGGTTGA
- a CDS encoding molybdopterin molybdotransferase MoeA → MTAEDRVPILIEDAISRVMEYKREGTKEGVSIFNSNGRYLAEDIKASHNVPRFDRSSYDGFALRSADTIAASKTHPTELEIIDEIGAGQVSHKKIGKYQAIRIMTGAMLPTDTDAVVMFEKTEELKKEQRTYIKIDHVLHKGENISFQGEDVKEGTVLIKKGTKINPGIVALLATFGIEQVPVAKKPIIGVFATGTELLEVDEELEEGKIRNSNAYMIMAQIERAGAIPRYFGKLPDIMETSYEAIRHELDSVDMLITTGGVSVGDYDLLPDIYRKLGAEVLFNKIAMRPGSVTTVAQLNGKLLFGLSGNPSACYVGFELFTNPIIKSFLFSQKPHLPIVDAVLQEDFPMANPFTRLIRSRVSIVDGKLETGTSGVDKSNIVSSLAFANGLTILPGGDSGYKCGDIVKVILLEETENQ, encoded by the coding sequence ATGACAGCAGAGGATAGAGTTCCTATTCTAATAGAAGATGCAATAAGCAGAGTAATGGAATATAAAAGGGAAGGGACAAAGGAGGGTGTATCCATCTTTAATAGCAACGGTCGTTATTTAGCTGAAGATATTAAAGCTTCACATAATGTTCCACGATTTGATCGCTCCAGCTATGATGGGTTTGCATTACGTTCAGCAGATACAATTGCTGCATCAAAAACACATCCAACTGAATTAGAAATAATTGATGAAATTGGGGCCGGGCAAGTCTCACATAAAAAAATAGGGAAGTATCAAGCAATCAGGATTATGACAGGAGCCATGCTGCCAACTGATACAGATGCTGTTGTAATGTTTGAAAAAACGGAAGAGCTGAAAAAGGAACAACGAACCTATATAAAAATAGACCATGTTTTACATAAAGGAGAAAATATATCGTTTCAAGGAGAAGATGTAAAGGAAGGAACTGTTTTAATAAAAAAAGGAACAAAAATAAATCCGGGAATAGTAGCGCTTTTAGCAACATTTGGAATAGAACAAGTTCCTGTTGCCAAGAAACCAATTATAGGTGTATTTGCGACAGGAACAGAATTATTGGAAGTGGATGAAGAACTGGAAGAAGGAAAGATCAGAAATAGCAATGCTTATATGATAATGGCGCAAATCGAACGGGCAGGTGCTATTCCTCGTTATTTCGGCAAGTTGCCAGATATTATGGAAACAAGCTATGAAGCCATTCGACATGAACTAGATTCAGTTGATATGCTGATTACGACAGGTGGGGTTTCTGTTGGCGATTATGATTTATTGCCAGATATTTACCGCAAGCTGGGGGCTGAAGTTCTTTTTAATAAAATTGCGATGAGACCTGGGAGCGTCACAACAGTAGCACAGCTAAATGGCAAATTATTATTTGGACTCTCAGGAAATCCTTCTGCGTGTTATGTGGGATTTGAATTGTTTACAAACCCAATCATAAAAAGCTTTCTGTTTTCCCAGAAGCCTCATTTGCCTATAGTTGATGCGGTGTTGCAAGAAGATTTTCCAATGGCAAATCCATTTACACGTCTTATTAGAAGTAGAGTCTCCATTGTAGATGGAAAGCTAGAAACAGGCACAAGTGGCGTAGATAAATCGAATATTGTGAGCAGCTTAGCCTTTGCAAATGGCTTAACAATATTGCCTGGAGGAGATTCAGGCTATAAATGTGGTGATATAGTAAAAGTGATTTTGCTGGAAGAGACAGAAAATCAATGA
- a CDS encoding L-lactate permease: MTFTQNFTAVGDNLALSAIVAVIPILYFFWALAIKRMRGHVAGITTLLLALLLSVIAFNMPVGMSMMSASQGIVYGLLPIGWIIVTSVLLYKLTVKSGQFTIIRNFILSITEDRRLQALLVAFSFGAFLEGAAGFGAPVAISAALLVGLGFNPLYAAGICLLANTAPVAFGAIGIPITAVEGPTGIPALEISKMVGRQLPFISVFIPFYLVIIMAGFKRVWEVLPAILVSGISFAFTQYLSSNFLGPELPDILSALVSLFALVIFLKFWKPKKIFLFKGDAETAAASAEQEKTPESTYTAGEIFHAWSPFLVLTAFISLWGIPTVKLALSGYYEGTNIILKGLNKLGELLTFMPEVPLLHNKIINGASEEVAAIYKIEMLGAAGTAILFACIVTKYIARLSWREVYETSKETLQELKFPILTISSVVGFAYVTNASGMSTTLGMTLAKTGALFPFFSPVLGWLGVFITGSDTSANLLFGNLQKITAISVGMDPVLAISANSSGGVTGKMISPQSIAVACAAVGLAGKESELLRFTLKHSIFLLLLVCIITFLQNNVLSWMIP; this comes from the coding sequence ATGACGTTTACTCAAAATTTTACCGCTGTTGGCGACAATTTGGCATTATCTGCTATAGTAGCAGTAATTCCAATTTTGTACTTTTTTTGGGCGCTTGCCATTAAACGGATGAGAGGACATGTAGCCGGAATTACTACCTTGCTGCTCGCTTTACTTCTTTCTGTAATCGCTTTCAATATGCCTGTTGGAATGAGTATGATGTCTGCTAGCCAAGGCATCGTTTATGGACTATTACCTATTGGCTGGATTATCGTTACATCCGTGCTTTTGTATAAATTAACCGTTAAAAGCGGACAATTTACCATTATACGCAATTTTATTTTGTCCATTACAGAAGATCGCAGACTTCAAGCATTACTTGTAGCTTTCTCATTTGGAGCATTTTTAGAAGGAGCTGCTGGCTTCGGGGCACCTGTTGCTATTTCTGCTGCCCTTTTAGTCGGGTTAGGTTTTAATCCATTATATGCTGCCGGTATCTGTTTATTGGCTAATACGGCACCTGTTGCATTTGGGGCAATCGGTATCCCAATCACCGCTGTAGAGGGGCCTACTGGCATTCCGGCGTTAGAAATTTCTAAAATGGTTGGGCGTCAACTGCCATTTATTTCAGTTTTTATTCCATTTTATCTAGTTATTATTATGGCTGGCTTTAAACGAGTATGGGAAGTGCTTCCTGCTATTTTAGTATCAGGTATTTCCTTTGCATTCACACAATATTTATCATCTAATTTCCTAGGACCTGAATTGCCTGATATTTTATCTGCCTTAGTTTCTTTATTTGCATTAGTTATTTTCTTAAAATTCTGGAAACCGAAAAAGATTTTTCTCTTTAAAGGGGACGCGGAAACTGCAGCAGCATCAGCAGAACAAGAGAAAACTCCAGAATCTACATACACAGCTGGTGAAATCTTTCATGCTTGGTCTCCTTTTTTAGTATTAACTGCCTTCATCTCCCTTTGGGGAATTCCTACTGTGAAGTTAGCATTATCAGGTTATTATGAAGGAACAAACATTATTTTGAAGGGTCTTAATAAATTAGGAGAACTTTTGACCTTTATGCCTGAAGTACCACTACTTCACAATAAAATTATTAATGGTGCTAGTGAAGAAGTTGCAGCCATTTATAAAATAGAAATGTTAGGTGCTGCTGGAACTGCAATATTATTTGCTTGTATTGTTACAAAATATATTGCCCGACTTTCCTGGAGAGAAGTGTATGAGACATCAAAGGAAACACTTCAAGAGTTAAAATTTCCAATCTTAACAATTTCGTCTGTAGTTGGTTTTGCCTATGTAACAAATGCATCTGGTATGTCCACAACGCTTGGAATGACATTAGCTAAAACGGGAGCATTATTTCCATTCTTCTCTCCAGTCCTTGGATGGCTTGGCGTATTTATTACTGGTTCTGATACATCGGCCAATTTACTATTTGGAAATCTACAAAAAATCACTGCTATATCTGTTGGCATGGACCCTGTGCTTGCTATTTCAGCTAATTCAAGTGGAGGAGTTACAGGGAAAATGATTTCTCCACAATCTATCGCTGTCGCATGTGCTGCGGTTGGTTTGGCTGGCAAAGAATCTGAACTACTTCGCTTCACCTTAAAACATAGTATATTCCTTTTGCTACTTGTATGTATTATTACCTTCCTGCAAAACAATGTGTTATCCTGGATGATTCCTTAA
- a CDS encoding FadR/GntR family transcriptional regulator has translation MEFKQIRPKKIYEEIAEALHEGIRSGGLRPGEKLASVQQLAENFHVSRSAVREALSSLKAKGLIEMRQGEGTYVKEFEADQIMFSFPSAILMEKEDLNHLLEVRRIMEVGAAAAAAKNRTTEDLEKMKQALEEMKQANGIEELGEKSDLNFHLAVAAASQNPLLVNLLLNVSDIMQEAMKETRRLWLFSKKTTTERLYEEHLTIYEAIVENNEAEASEAMLYHLQKVEAVLKEYFAEKEHKA, from the coding sequence ATGGAATTTAAGCAGATTCGACCCAAAAAAATTTATGAAGAAATAGCAGAAGCCTTGCATGAAGGAATTCGCTCAGGAGGTTTAAGACCTGGTGAAAAATTGGCATCTGTACAGCAGCTTGCAGAAAATTTCCACGTAAGTCGTTCTGCTGTAAGGGAAGCGCTTTCTTCTTTGAAAGCAAAAGGTTTGATTGAAATGAGGCAAGGAGAAGGGACCTATGTAAAAGAGTTTGAAGCTGATCAAATTATGTTTTCTTTTCCTTCTGCGATTTTGATGGAGAAAGAAGACCTAAATCATCTCCTTGAAGTAAGAAGAATTATGGAGGTAGGCGCAGCTGCTGCTGCAGCAAAAAACCGCACAACCGAAGATTTAGAAAAAATGAAACAAGCGTTAGAAGAAATGAAACAGGCAAATGGAATAGAAGAATTAGGAGAAAAATCGGATTTGAACTTTCATTTAGCAGTTGCAGCAGCTTCACAAAATCCTTTGCTTGTAAACTTATTACTTAACGTTTCTGATATCATGCAAGAAGCAATGAAAGAAACGAGGCGGTTATGGTTATTTTCTAAAAAAACAACGACAGAACGCCTGTATGAGGAGCATCTAACCATTTATGAGGCTATTGTGGAGAATAATGAGGCTGAAGCAAGCGAGGCAATGCTTTATCATCTACAAAAGGTTGAAGCGGTGCTTAAAGAATATTTTGCTGAGAAAGAGCATAAAGCTTAA
- a CDS encoding (Fe-S)-binding protein, translating into MKVTLFATCLVDMFQSDVGRATVELLERLGCEIDFPTTQICCGQPSYNSGYVTETKEVMKTMMKSFKDAEYIVCPSGSCAYMFHEYQHIFKGDPVWEPIAKELASKTFELTQFIVDVLKVEDVGATFHGKVTYHTSCHMTRLLGVKDAPIKLLKNVKGVEYTELPLKENCCGFGGTFSVKMGQISEQMVDEKVACVESTNAEYVVSADAGCLMNIGGRMGRKGKSIKALHIAEVLNSRA; encoded by the coding sequence ATGAAAGTGACATTATTTGCTACCTGTCTTGTTGATATGTTTCAAAGTGATGTGGGAAGAGCAACGGTAGAATTATTAGAAAGATTAGGATGCGAAATCGATTTTCCAACGACACAAATCTGCTGCGGACAGCCATCCTATAATAGTGGCTATGTAACGGAAACGAAGGAAGTAATGAAAACAATGATGAAATCCTTTAAAGATGCTGAATATATTGTTTGTCCTTCTGGTTCCTGTGCCTATATGTTTCATGAATACCAGCATATTTTTAAAGGGGATCCGGTATGGGAGCCAATTGCAAAAGAACTTGCCTCTAAAACGTTCGAATTAACACAGTTTATTGTAGATGTCTTAAAAGTTGAAGATGTAGGAGCAACGTTCCATGGGAAAGTTACCTACCATACATCTTGTCATATGACGAGATTACTAGGAGTGAAAGACGCTCCTATTAAGCTATTAAAAAACGTGAAAGGGGTAGAATATACCGAATTACCATTAAAGGAGAATTGTTGCGGCTTTGGGGGGACTTTTTCTGTGAAAATGGGGCAAATTTCCGAGCAGATGGTAGATGAAAAAGTTGCATGTGTAGAATCCACAAATGCTGAATATGTAGTTAGTGCAGATGCAGGCTGCTTAATGAATATCGGGGGAAGAATGGGTCGAAAGGGCAAATCAATTAAGGCTTTACATATAGCAGAAGTATTAAATAGTCGAGCATAA
- a CDS encoding LutB/LldF family L-lactate oxidation iron-sulfur protein, translating into MSMKTSSQKFKDRVSTELENVFMRGAVSKAQQTIQARKNNVTEAMGNWEEWRSHGEEIRQHVLENLDYYLFELSEQVAKRGGNVFFAKTAEEASHYIEQVALEKKVKKVVKAKSMVTEEISLNKKLEEAGCEVIETDLGEYILQVDDHDPPSHIVVPALHKNKEQIRDVFSKKLNYTNTEKPEELAWHARQVLRNEYLTADMGITGCNFAVAETGSITLVTNEGNADLVAALPKTQIVVMGMERIVPTFSEMEVLVGMLTRSAVGQKLTSYVTTLTGPKEAEDVDGPEDFHLVIVDNGRSDILGGEFQSVLQCIRCAACVNVCPVYRHVGGHSYGSIYSGPIGAVLSPLLGGYEEYKELPYASTLCAACTDACPVKIPLHELLHKHRQVIVEKEGKAPISEKMIFKAFGIGASSPKLYNIGSKIAPAVTKPLVKGDKITKGVGMLKEWTDIRDLPAPNKERFRDWFKNRDKEEGKE; encoded by the coding sequence ATGTCGATGAAAACAAGTTCTCAAAAATTTAAGGATAGAGTGTCAACAGAACTAGAAAACGTATTTATGCGTGGTGCTGTATCAAAAGCGCAGCAAACAATTCAAGCAAGAAAAAATAATGTGACCGAGGCGATGGGAAATTGGGAGGAATGGCGGTCCCATGGAGAAGAAATCCGCCAGCATGTTTTAGAAAATCTTGATTACTATTTATTCGAACTGAGTGAACAAGTGGCAAAGCGTGGTGGGAATGTTTTTTTCGCCAAAACAGCAGAAGAGGCAAGTCATTATATTGAGCAAGTAGCGTTAGAAAAAAAAGTGAAAAAAGTGGTAAAAGCAAAGTCGATGGTAACAGAAGAAATTTCCTTAAACAAAAAGTTAGAGGAAGCTGGGTGTGAGGTAATTGAAACGGATTTAGGAGAATATATTTTGCAGGTAGATGATCATGATCCTCCATCCCATATAGTTGTTCCAGCTTTGCATAAAAATAAAGAACAAATCCGTGATGTTTTTTCAAAAAAATTAAACTATACCAATACAGAAAAGCCAGAAGAATTAGCATGGCATGCAAGACAAGTACTTCGAAATGAATATCTAACTGCGGATATGGGCATTACAGGATGCAATTTCGCTGTTGCAGAAACAGGATCGATTACACTTGTAACAAATGAAGGAAATGCTGATTTAGTTGCAGCACTTCCCAAAACACAAATAGTTGTGATGGGGATGGAACGCATTGTCCCTACTTTTTCCGAAATGGAAGTATTGGTTGGCATGTTAACAAGAAGTGCCGTAGGCCAAAAATTAACTAGTTATGTGACAACGTTAACTGGTCCTAAAGAGGCTGAGGATGTAGATGGACCAGAAGATTTTCATTTAGTTATTGTGGATAACGGTCGTTCAGATATTCTAGGTGGAGAATTTCAATCCGTACTACAATGTATCCGCTGCGCAGCTTGTGTAAATGTTTGTCCTGTATATAGACATGTTGGAGGACATTCATACGGTTCTATTTACTCAGGACCAATTGGAGCTGTTCTCTCACCATTGTTAGGTGGGTATGAAGAATATAAAGAGCTCCCATATGCGTCCACTCTTTGTGCGGCTTGCACAGATGCGTGTCCGGTAAAAATTCCGCTTCATGAACTGCTGCATAAGCATAGACAAGTAATTGTGGAAAAGGAAGGAAAAGCGCCAATTTCTGAAAAGATGATATTTAAAGCTTTTGGTATCGGTGCTTCTTCACCCAAGCTATACAATATTGGTTCTAAAATCGCCCCAGCCGTGACGAAACCATTAGTAAAAGGAGATAAAATTACGAAGGGTGTCGGAATGTTAAAAGAATGGACAGATATCCGTGATCTTCCAGCACCAAATAAAGAGAGATTTCGCGATTGGTTCAAGAATCGAGACAAGGAGGAGGGGAAAGAATGA
- a CDS encoding LutC/YkgG family protein, with protein sequence MTGTIQNRDAFLETIASRLGRQRKTKLEQPQWNYHPQEEVLKEATKDELVEVLKSQCTLIHTDLVITSQKELTHTLYNLIKEYGGGKIVTWKDARYEQYGLHALFKEKLLEENIDVFEWDASLGKENIVKAEQANIGITISEITLAESGTVVFYSGKDRGRTVSFLPIHSIVIVPKSTIVPRMTQAAKILREKVQKGEVLPSCINYITGPSNSADIEMDLVVGVHGPVKAAYLVVEDL encoded by the coding sequence ATGACAGGGACTATCCAGAACAGAGACGCTTTTCTCGAAACAATTGCATCGAGATTAGGTAGACAAAGGAAAACCAAGCTAGAACAGCCGCAATGGAATTATCATCCACAAGAAGAAGTGCTGAAGGAGGCAACAAAGGATGAGTTAGTTGAGGTCTTAAAATCGCAATGTACGCTTATTCATACAGACTTAGTTATTACTTCCCAAAAGGAACTAACACACACACTGTATAATTTAATAAAAGAATATGGTGGAGGAAAGATTGTTACTTGGAAGGATGCGCGGTATGAGCAGTATGGACTCCACGCTTTATTTAAAGAGAAACTGCTTGAAGAAAATATCGATGTTTTTGAATGGGACGCTTCTTTAGGAAAAGAAAATATTGTAAAAGCAGAACAAGCAAATATAGGCATTACCATAAGCGAAATTACGTTAGCGGAATCAGGCACTGTTGTTTTTTATAGTGGAAAGGATCGAGGGAGAACAGTCAGTTTTTTACCTATTCATAGTATCGTAATTGTCCCAAAAAGTACGATTGTGCCAAGAATGACTCAAGCAGCAAAAATCTTACGAGAAAAAGTTCAAAAGGGAGAAGTACTCCCGTCATGCATTAACTATATTACAGGACCAAGCAACTCTGCGGATATTGAAATGGATCTAGTCGTCGGTGTCCATGGTCCAGTGAAAGCTGCCTATCTAGTAGTGGAAGATTTATAG
- the argC gene encoding N-acetyl-gamma-glutamyl-phosphate reductase, which produces MKAAIIGTTGYGGVELIRILHSHPLFTIKSVHTTREEVPVWNEYPHLINIIENKLEQINPEKIAKECDIVFFATPTGVSGKLVQEFIDKEIQLVDLSGDLRLRNTEDYQKWYKKEPVSAEVVKSFAYGLSEWNKENIASSKKISNPGCYPTATLLGLAPVVKENLIIPNSIIIDAKSGISGAGRSPSRANMFAEMSGNFKIYKVNEHQHIPEIEQQLVDWNAEMKAITFSTHLLPTSRGIMATIYATLNKSITSEHIHDLYMEMYKNSPFVRVRPLHTYPSIKEVTGSNFCDIGINVDERTGRLTIVSVIDNLVKGAAGQAIQNANIMNGYEETMGLQFLPLYP; this is translated from the coding sequence ATGAAGGCAGCTATTATTGGTACAACTGGCTATGGAGGAGTGGAATTAATTAGAATTTTGCATAGTCATCCATTGTTTACAATCAAGTCTGTACATACAACAAGAGAAGAAGTCCCAGTATGGAATGAATATCCGCACCTGATTAATATTATAGAAAATAAACTTGAACAAATAAATCCAGAAAAAATAGCAAAGGAATGCGATATTGTCTTTTTTGCTACTCCAACAGGTGTTTCCGGAAAGTTGGTGCAAGAATTCATAGATAAAGAGATACAACTGGTCGATTTATCTGGGGATTTGCGCTTAAGGAATACAGAAGATTATCAAAAATGGTATAAAAAAGAACCTGTATCGGCTGAGGTTGTTAAGAGCTTTGCCTATGGGCTTTCCGAATGGAATAAGGAAAACATAGCTTCTAGCAAGAAAATTTCAAACCCAGGGTGTTACCCCACTGCAACGCTCTTAGGATTAGCACCAGTAGTGAAAGAAAATCTGATTATACCAAATAGTATTATTATTGATGCTAAATCTGGCATTTCTGGAGCGGGAAGGAGTCCCTCAAGGGCTAATATGTTCGCTGAGATGAGTGGAAATTTTAAAATTTATAAAGTGAATGAACATCAGCATATTCCAGAAATAGAGCAACAATTAGTTGATTGGAATGCTGAGATGAAGGCTATTACTTTTTCGACTCATCTATTGCCGACAAGCAGAGGGATAATGGCAACTATATACGCTACATTAAATAAAAGTATAACAAGTGAACATATTCATGATTTATATATGGAAATGTATAAGAACAGTCCTTTTGTACGCGTTCGACCACTTCATACCTATCCTTCGATAAAAGAAGTAACTGGCTCTAATTTTTGTGATATCGGAATAAATGTGGATGAACGTACAGGAAGATTAACGATCGTATCTGTTATTGATAATTTAGTGAAAGGGGCTGCGGGTCAGGCCATTCAAAACGCAAATATCATGAACGGCTATGAAGAAACGATGGGATTACAGTTTCTTCCGCTTTACCCTTAA